The following is a genomic window from Meriones unguiculatus strain TT.TT164.6M chromosome 7, Bangor_MerUng_6.1, whole genome shotgun sequence.
CTTTCTTTCTTACATTTTCTTGTTTTGGATTATTTAACCCTGTGCTTTTTCAAAGTGAAAACTGCATTAACCTATGGACTCAGAGGTTTCTGCTTTAGGAAACACTAAAATAAAGAGCTACTATTTAAATAGAGCACAATGACCCTTGAGTCATTAACAATgcaaaaaaataagatgaatcTCCTAAGTCAGAATTTGAGTAGTTGAAAGTAGCTACAAACTGAAAAAGTAATCATGCCATGAAATGAAATTCTGTGACCGGGCATTACACTAGAAATGCCGACATAAACCAGCAGGTGTGCAGATAGTCTGTACTTTTCTTGTCACACAGAAACCTTGAAGAGTTAGGTACTGTAGTACACACCTTCAGCCCCTCAGCTCAGAAAGCCGAAGCAGAGAtcgtcttaaaaaaaacaaaaaacaaaagcgaAACCTGACATTAAAATGGCTCCCTATGCTACAAGCTTAAGAATTCATACTTAATGAAATACTGACTTTAAAAAGGTGTTATTGTTTTATtcacttcctgtgtgtgtgtgcgcgcgcgcgcgcgcgcgtgcgtgcataCGGTAGAGGACAGCCTCGGGTTTTCTTCGGTGCCGTCACTTCTTGCTGTTGTTTAAGATGGGTATCTCATGGGGCTGGACTGTGAGCTGCCTGGCCAGTGGGTCCCAGGGATGCACCTCCCAACACGAGGATCACACGtgggccaccacactcagctcccTTTACATGGGccctggggcttgaacccaggtcctgggCTGAACCATCTCCCCGGTCCCCAACATGGTCTCTAATGAACAAAACACAGTTAAAAGTGATCTGAATTTTTTTAACTCTCACAGGATTGGTAAATGTCACTgttattttataagaaaaatttaaCATTGTAGTCTTTTTACAATGCATTCTTACACCCTTTCCCATCTTTAAAAGTCTTAGGGTCTGGAAAtgtggctcagtgactaagaacactggttgctcttgcaaaggacccaggttcacctacatggctgctcacatgtgtgaaactccaggtccaggagatccagagccttcttctggcctctgtaggcatcgggcatgcacatggtacattgACAGAGCATGCAGGCAACACAccataaacatacacatagtCATTTCAAATGCCTTTTGACCAGAGAGGCCTAGGCTAATAGAGGGCTGATGTACTCTCACATCCAATTGTTTCCTGCCTACTTGGTGCCCAATTGTGCAGACTCCACTAAAGCCAAAACTCAGAGCCACAGCTGCTTCAACATCCTGCATACATTcagtctgtatctccagttccagtcTAAATTTTGGAATGATTTGGAGCCAGTTAAGTCTGAATTTAAAAGGTAGCCATGTTTTGTTAGCCACATTACTTAAGTGTCCTAAGCCTGTTCCTTTAACTCATTGGGATAGTTCTACCTTGTAAAAAGATGAAATTGTGTGTGCTCAGCTATCATCCAAACTATAGTAAACTCTGAGTGTAGTGGCTGTACTTGTTACAGTTCTAGACCATTCCCAGTGAGTGCAAGCAATGTGAGAGTTGACTGTATACTATGTGATTTAAAAAAGACCTGGGTCtgccttcaattttctttttttttttacatttatgtgagggtttttgtgtgtgtgtgttatgttttcTCCTTGCATATATGTCTGACTCATGTATGTGCCTGATGGCTACAGAGATCAGGGGCATTAGATCCTActgggaagtgaacctgggttctttgccTGTAATTTTTTTAAGGTCATCTAACTGCCTATTTTGCCTTTCCTGAaaaactttctcttttcctttttatagtGAACATCCAAAAATAGAATTTTACTTGAAAAACTTTACTTCAGCCAAAGATGTCTTGTTTGCCATAAAAGAAGTAGGTTTCCGAGGGGGTAATTCCAACACAGGTAAGTACAATGAACACAGATGATTAGAAATTAGAGCTGAGAACAGCTCCTAAATGAGGAGCCAGTCCCTCCTAGCACTTCACCTCGGCTGGATCTGGATCTCATCACCCGGCCAACAGATGGACGGAAAATTCACCAATGGGTTAgctgatttttggttttgttttttttggacaggatttcttggttgtcctggaactctttaaaccaggctgccctcaaactcaagagatccacgtgcctctgcttcccatgtgctaggattaaaggcgtgcaccaccaccaccaccaccacatggtGCTCATAattctaaaacataaaaactctaCAGCACTGAGGTTATAATCCTTACATTACATAGGTTACTGCTTTAGTACCTGTTTATAATCGAAGACCAGCAGACTTTGGCAGACTCCCTGTTCCCTAGCTGGCCTCCCGGGTTAGCAGGGGCTAACACATGACAGGAAGGGATGTGCTGTTTGTTAACCgatggaaggaaatgagagacTTCTGGAAGGTAGAGTGGGAAGCAGGGTAGGTTGTGAAGACCAAAAATAGGCCTGAAGGATCATTAATAATTGTTTTACTAACTGAATTCCACAAATTAAAATTCTTAAACTTTACGGCATCAAGTTGTTACCCAGAATAAAAATGTCAACCGAGCCATGACAAATGctgttcatttgcttgtttttaggaAAAGCCTTGAAGCACACTGCTCAGAAATTCTTTACGGCCGACGCCGGTGTAAGAAAAGGGATACCaaaagtggtggtggtgtttATTGATGGCTGGCCTTCTGATGACATTGAGGAAGCAGGCATTGTGGCCAGAGAATTTGGTGTCAATGTTTTTATAGTTTCCGTGGCCAAGCCCATCCCTGAAGAGCTGGGGATGGTTCAGGATGTGGCATTTGTTGACAAGGTAGGGTGCGAGGATAAGTTCCTGTTAGTGGGGAGCATGGATTGAGTTTGGGGCTTCTTAAAGCCTAGTCCTGACAAGTCCATTAACTAGATTAATGAATATAAAATGTTTGATATGGGCCTGGAAgagcaaacctgtaatcccagctactcaatAAGGCTGAGGCAACAGGATTACAAGTTCAGGGCCAGACTGTGCAACTGAGTAAAACCCCCTAGCTCAAAATGAAAAGTAACAAAAGGGCGGAGATACCAGTGAAAGATGCTAGGTTCATTCTCCATTGCCACAGTTTGCAAAATATTAAATGACTTTTGATCTTTGGGATGTCTTTTGTCTTTCCCCATCAGGCTGTGTGTCGGAACAATGGCTTCTTCTCTTATCACATGCCCAACTGGTTTGGAACTACAAAATACGTAAAGCCTCTGGTGCAGAAGCTCTGTACTCACGAACAGATGATGTGCAGCAAGACCTGTTACAACTCTGTGAACATCGCCTTCCTGATCGACGGCTCCAGCAGTGTCGGAGACAGCAATTTCCGCCTCATGCTGGAATTCGTTTCCAATATAGCGAAGACATTTGAAATCTCAGACATTGGAGCCAAGATAGCTGCTGTACAGTTCACTTATGATCAGCGCACAGAAATGAGTTTCACAGACTATGACACCAAAGAGAACGTTCTGGCTGTTCTAGCGAACATACGCTACATGAGTGGTGGGACAGCTACTGGTGACGCCATTTCCTTTACTGTTAGAAATGTCTTTGGTCCCGTAAGGGGGAGCCCCAACAAAAACTTCCTGGTTATTGTCACAGACGGGCAGTCCTATGACGACGTCCGAGGCCCTGCCGCAGCCGCCCATGACGCAGGTGAGACGGTTCTCCTTTGTATTAGCATTAAGGAAGGGGCCCCGTGAATTCTAGGAGATGGCATTTTTGTAGAAAGTATCCTTGCCATGTGGACTTACATATTCTACGAGCcttagagtctgagttcttcagtTCTTGGAAGAACTGAAATTCCTCCCAGCTTTACTGAAAACCCTTTGGGAGTTGCTTTTAATAACCCGAGTTTTTGCATGTTAAAGACTAGcaatttaaaattaacaaattaGTACACTTTTTTCAGAAGATTTGAGTGTTTTTCCTGTGTTTATGTATATGCgccatgtgtgtacctgtgccCATGAAGGACATTAGAGAgccttggatcccctggagttatGGATGTTTACGaactatgtaggtgctggaaattgaacacaGGTCTAGTTCAAGAGCAACAATATTCTTACTGGCCgagacatctttccagctccaAGCGTTAGAATTTTTGATTATTGGACTTGTCAATGTAACTTCAAAGACTGAAGTAGAGGAAACAAAATTATCACTAGGTCCCATCCCTCAGACAATGCAACCCTCTCCACTTATGGATCCTTATATACCAGTCTTGCTTTAATGTGATATGACTCCAAAATGATGTTAAGAGTTACAATAGCAGGAAGTCCTCACTGCCAAACACGTATGCCTGCTGCAGGATCTTTACAAGATAGATCACCTTGAGAGTTTCCTTCTGTTCGATGCATTGTCTTGAATCGGTTGGCCGTCTCAGTATTTTCATAAGTTATTAATATATAGTAAGTTGCTGATGACAAAGCTCTTGGTTTTGACCAATTATTTCTGGCATAATCAAAACAACTATAGTCTACCTTAAAAACTTAGCAGATTTCACTTAAAATTTATTAGGCAGTTTTCTCTGTGGCTATGCATTAATGTATGAAATGTGACTTTGTATGTTGGCTAGAGCTATTtttaactcatttaaaaatatttctattgtaGGTATCACCATCTTCTCTGTTGGTGTGGCTTGGGCTCCTCTGGATGACCTGAAAGATATGGCCTCTAAACCCAAAGAATCACACGCTTTCTTTACCAGAGAGTTCACAGGACTGGAACCAATTGTCTCTGATGTGATCAGAGGCATCTGTAGAGATTTCTTAGAATCCCAACAATAACCGATACTCTTGTCAACTCAAAGAATAAGGACAAGGGGCTCTAATATGCAAATTGTATTCTTAGTACCTAAGTACTATAGCTTACCGGGATCAGAAAATATGTCAGCAGCTGTTTAAAGCAAATGATTTGAGACTCCCAACTTAAAATTGGTTGAGACTTGAAAATCAGGGTCCTTAGAAACTCAGGAAGAGATGTCACGGATTAAAACTGAGGGATTCAAAATCATCCTCCAAGTGGCTACGTAAGCTCCACGGCTCCAAGAACACAAAGCACTCTCCCTTCTTGAATCACTCGGCAGACCATGCAAGGAAGACATGAAGTTCAAATATTTTGACCCATGTTTTCTTAAAACCAGACAACAGACAGCTGTTATTTCGTGCACTAGTCATAATTACACATTATATGGGATCATTATCAAGCTTCTTTTGTAGTGTTTTCATAACTTAATGGTTGAAAATACCACGTTGAGTAAAGATAGGACTGCCTagtatttttctatttatatccttaattttatgtgtatagacaGGCATGTACTCCAAGAGAAAATGTTTAAGCAGGTAAAGTTTTTGAAAGAAGATATTTCAagtattgtaacaggaaaagatacATGGCACAAGAGCTTGGATGTATCAACAATAAAACTGCTAGTGACTTACTGAGTGCCTCGTTATTAACCCTAGTACTTTTATGACAAGAAATCTACTCTTGCTAATTTAGATGGAATGACCAATCTGAATTAAAAGTGGTGCAACAGTGTCTCTCATTCACTTACACACTGGCTGCCTACTGTAGGCATCGCAGTCACTGCCAGGTTAGCCACGCATAACCAAGGTCATGCTCTTGAGCACATGCTTCAAGAGAAAGGAACTATTAACCGCCTTTGTGAAGTTGATGTCAAGCAGAGTATCAAATCCACTCAGTTTGGATTAGAGCCCGTAGGGGCTCTTGCCACAGGAAACCTACCAGCCTATCTTGAGTACCTTCTCTAAACCAGATTCTGTCCCTCTCCCCACCTACCTGTAGATCTGTTTACTACCAACTGATTTGGAAAAAATACTGGTTGTTGACTCATGATTTACTGGAGTATACCCAAGTTTCACAGTCTGTGCCAAGTTAAGGATTGTGTGAGAAGAGAAAGAACTTGAGTATATCAAAAGCTACATAAAAACTTAAGAacattcctccttccctcccctctcagAGAAGGCATTTGTGAACAAGGAGAATTCACCGTAAGTAACTAGGTTTATTTAACCTAGTTAAACTCACAAGCTCTCCTAGGAGTAGAGGAAACCCCAGCTTCCACTCATTAGCTCTTTTACAAGTCTTTTAATTCTTCAAAGGACAAAACTTTTGAGACATCTGAGGTAACCAGAGATGCTAACACAAATTgtcaaaagattttaaaaatagaagtttaaaaagagaaaagtttaAATTTCAAGATGCCAAGCATTTCTGTAAGTGAACAATCAAAGGATTAATAACTAAggaaacacagtttttaaaaaatctacttCTGAGACAGAATAGTACTGAGCTGACACGCCACACTACACAGTCAAAAGACATGTTACAATTCAGTTTCAGCAGGCATATCTGAATTTCAGGTGTTAGCTCATTCTGTAAAGCTTTGCTgtacttttttgagacaaagtctcttatCCCAGGCCAGCCCTGAACTGAGGACCCTGTTGGCATTACAGATGTAAGAGCCACTATGCCTGTGCCTGGCGCATCATTTTATAACTTTTGATGAGTTATGATGGTTTTCAGTTGGTAAAGCCTGAAATAAGGAAAGTAAATACAATTATGAGAGACACAATGACTAAAcatcaaggagaaaaaaaacatagtAATATTAAAATACCATTAAAACTTAACAGTCAAAATTATTTTCCATAAACTACAAATggaaatacatataaaatgaaaatcagaCATTTCTTCAACCTTTTAGTCTCGTCCTGCTTACTATCATTAAAATAGTAAACATACTATTTTTAAACCCCTACGTTTTAGTACACTGTGAAAGACACAAATGTCTTTGCACTGCAGTATCAGCATATTGAAGTTATGTAACAGCTTCAGAAGGTCGCCACAAAGGAGCTTTGGAGAAATCTGTTATTTAAAGAGAGGAACTGGGAGATTATTTCTAACACGGCATTCAACATCCACTTGGTCTAAGCAGTACATGCCTCTGAGGGGTGTGTATGCCCGCATGTGCATGCAGAGGTCTGAGTAGGCTGTCCTCTTCCTGTGCTTACCATCCTAATGCCTTGACCCAGAGGGTCGGGGGTAGTAGGGGGGGGTCGTCTCACAGAACCAGAAGCTCACCATTCAggcctaggctggctggccagtgaactcccaggatccttctgtctttgcctcctcagcac
Proteins encoded in this region:
- the Coch gene encoding cochlin isoform X1, giving the protein MLASRSPALRLGAWLLLLLLLPPRLARAEGAAPIAITCFTRGLDIRKEKADVLCPGGCSLEEFSVFGNIVYASVSSICGAAVHRGVIGTSGGPVRVYSLPGRDNYSSVEANGIQSQMLSRWSSSFTVTKGKSSTQEATGRAVSTAHPPAGKRLKKTPEKKSGNKDCKADIAFLIDGSFNIGQRRFNLQKNFVGKVALMLGIGTEGPHVGLVQASEHPKIEFYLKNFTSAKDVLFAIKEVGFRGGNSNTGKALKHTAQKFFTADAGVRKGIPKVVVVFIDGWPSDDIEEAGIVAREFGVNVFIVSVAKPIPEELGMVQDVAFVDKAVCRNNGFFSYHMPNWFGTTKYVKPLVQKLCTHEQMMCSKTCYNSVNIAFLIDGSSSVGDSNFRLMLEFVSNIAKTFEISDIGAKIAAVQFTYDQRTEMSFTDYDTKENVLAVLANIRYMSGGTATGDAISFTVRNVFGPVRGSPNKNFLVIVTDGQSYDDVRGPAAAAHDAGITIFSVGVAWAPLDDLKDMASKPKESHAFFTREFTGLEPIVSDVIRGICRDFLESQQ
- the Coch gene encoding cochlin isoform X2, whose amino-acid sequence is MLASRSPALRLGAWLLLLLLLPPRLARAEGAAPIAITCFTRGLDIRKEKADVLCPGGCSLEEFSVFGNIVYASVSSICGAAVHRGVIGTSGGPVRVYSLPGRDNYSSVEANGIQSQMLSRWSSSFTVTSKRLKKTPEKKSGNKDCKADIAFLIDGSFNIGQRRFNLQKNFVGKVALMLGIGTEGPHVGLVQASEHPKIEFYLKNFTSAKDVLFAIKEVGFRGGNSNTGKALKHTAQKFFTADAGVRKGIPKVVVVFIDGWPSDDIEEAGIVAREFGVNVFIVSVAKPIPEELGMVQDVAFVDKAVCRNNGFFSYHMPNWFGTTKYVKPLVQKLCTHEQMMCSKTCYNSVNIAFLIDGSSSVGDSNFRLMLEFVSNIAKTFEISDIGAKIAAVQFTYDQRTEMSFTDYDTKENVLAVLANIRYMSGGTATGDAISFTVRNVFGPVRGSPNKNFLVIVTDGQSYDDVRGPAAAAHDAGITIFSVGVAWAPLDDLKDMASKPKESHAFFTREFTGLEPIVSDVIRGICRDFLESQQ